In Pseudomonas putida, a genomic segment contains:
- a CDS encoding multifunctional CCA addition/repair protein, with translation MQIYKVGGAVRDRLLGRPVSDIDWLVVGATVEDMHARGYRPVGADFPVFLHPKTGEEYALARTERKSGRGYGGFTFHASPDVTLEEDLIRRDLTINAMAEDEQGVIHDPYHGQEDLSQRLLRHVSPAFAEDPLRVLRVARFAARYAPLGFQVADETLELMRQISASGELQALTAERSWKEIERALMEDQPQVFIQVLRDCGALAELMPELERDADTLPALQQSALHKQPVHVRWACLLRGLEPAAIKALNQRFKVPRECQELAVLVAEFADRADDALTLAPADLLEMLQKFDVYRRPHRFEDFLAACEMASHGRGEQVYPQAEYLRGAAAMAKAVDVQPLVRAGLKGQALGETLKQERLKALETYKLD, from the coding sequence ATGCAAATCTACAAAGTTGGCGGCGCGGTGCGCGACCGCCTGCTGGGGCGCCCGGTCAGCGATATCGATTGGCTGGTGGTCGGGGCTACGGTCGAAGACATGCACGCCAGGGGCTATCGTCCGGTAGGCGCTGACTTTCCGGTTTTCCTGCATCCCAAGACGGGCGAGGAATACGCCCTCGCACGTACAGAGCGCAAGAGCGGGCGAGGCTATGGCGGATTCACCTTCCATGCCAGCCCCGATGTGACCTTGGAAGAAGACCTGATTCGCCGCGACCTGACCATTAACGCGATGGCGGAGGACGAACAGGGCGTGATCCACGATCCCTACCATGGCCAGGAGGACTTGAGTCAGCGTCTTTTACGCCACGTTTCCCCCGCGTTCGCCGAAGATCCCCTGCGAGTGCTGCGTGTCGCCCGCTTCGCCGCCCGCTATGCGCCACTGGGTTTTCAGGTCGCAGACGAAACACTGGAGCTGATGCGCCAGATCAGCGCCTCCGGCGAACTGCAGGCGCTGACCGCCGAACGCAGCTGGAAGGAAATCGAGCGTGCCTTGATGGAAGACCAACCCCAGGTGTTCATCCAGGTCCTGCGTGACTGCGGCGCCCTGGCAGAGTTGATGCCGGAGCTGGAGCGCGATGCTGACACGCTGCCAGCACTGCAGCAGTCGGCTCTGCACAAGCAGCCGGTACATGTGCGCTGGGCCTGCCTGCTCCGGGGACTGGAGCCAGCGGCCATCAAGGCGCTCAACCAACGTTTCAAGGTGCCACGGGAATGCCAGGAACTGGCCGTGCTGGTGGCGGAATTCGCCGACCGGGCCGATGACGCCCTGACGTTGGCCCCTGCAGACCTGCTGGAGATGCTGCAGAAATTCGATGTGTATCGGCGGCCGCATCGCTTCGAGGATTTTCTGGCGGCGTGCGAGATGGCTTCACACGGGCGCGGGGAACAGGTTTATCCACAGGCCGAGTATCTGCGTGGGGCCGCTGCAATGGCGAAGGCGGTCGATGTGCAGCCGTTGGTTAGGGCCGGATTGAAAGGACAGGCGCTGGGCGAGACGCTAAAGCAGGAGCGGTTGAAAGCGCTCGAAACCTACAAGCTCGATTGA
- a CDS encoding SpoVR family protein translates to MTASAQRRQPISTGSEWTFELIQTYDREISRLAERYALDTYPNQIEVITAEQMMDAYASVGMPLGYHHWSYGKQFLSTEKSYSRGQMGLAYEIVINSDPCIAYLMEENTMCMQALVIAHACYGHNSFFKGNYLFRTWTDATSIIDYLVFAKQYIAQCEERHGIDAVEDLIDSCHALMNYGVDRYKRPYPISAEEERRRQKDREEHLQRQINDLWRTIPKSAEKGGERDDARFPAEPQENILYFIEKNAPLLEPWQREVVRIVRKIAQYFYPQRQTQVMNEGWATFWHYTLMNDLYDEGLITEGFMMEFLQSHTSVVFQPGFDSPYYSGINPYALGFAMYTDIRRMCENPTEEDRRWFPDIAGSDWLSTIKFAMSSFKDESFILQYLSPKVIRDLKLFSILDDDQREDLLVPAIHDEDGYRTIREQLAAQYNLGNREPNVQIWSIDRRGDRSLTLRHQQHNRKPLGDSTEEVLKHLHRLWGFDIHLETVQGDQVVKTHHMPPRGEHGESSDYGRMDLAVIHHL, encoded by the coding sequence ATGACCGCCAGTGCACAGAGACGCCAACCCATCTCCACCGGGTCCGAGTGGACGTTCGAGCTGATCCAGACCTACGACCGGGAAATCAGCCGCCTGGCCGAGCGCTACGCCCTGGACACCTATCCCAACCAGATCGAGGTGATCACCGCCGAGCAGATGATGGATGCCTATGCCTCCGTCGGCATGCCGCTGGGTTATCACCATTGGTCCTACGGCAAGCAGTTCCTCAGTACCGAAAAGTCATACAGCCGGGGCCAGATGGGCCTGGCGTACGAAATCGTGATCAACTCCGATCCGTGCATCGCCTACCTGATGGAAGAGAACACCATGTGCATGCAGGCACTGGTGATCGCCCACGCCTGCTATGGCCACAACAGCTTCTTCAAGGGCAACTACCTGTTCCGCACCTGGACCGACGCTACCTCGATCATCGATTACCTGGTGTTCGCCAAGCAGTACATCGCCCAATGCGAGGAGCGCCATGGCATCGATGCCGTGGAGGACCTGATCGACTCCTGCCACGCCCTGATGAACTACGGCGTCGATCGCTACAAACGCCCCTACCCCATCTCCGCCGAGGAAGAGCGGCGCCGGCAGAAGGACCGGGAAGAGCACTTGCAAAGGCAAATCAACGATCTGTGGCGAACCATCCCGAAAAGCGCTGAAAAGGGCGGCGAGCGCGACGATGCGCGCTTCCCTGCCGAGCCACAAGAAAACATTCTCTACTTCATCGAGAAAAACGCCCCGCTACTCGAGCCATGGCAGCGTGAAGTGGTACGCATCGTGCGCAAGATCGCCCAGTATTTCTACCCACAGCGCCAGACCCAGGTAATGAACGAAGGCTGGGCGACCTTCTGGCACTACACGCTGATGAACGATTTGTACGACGAGGGACTGATCACCGAAGGCTTCATGATGGAGTTCCTGCAGTCGCATACCAGCGTGGTGTTCCAGCCAGGGTTCGACAGCCCCTACTACAGCGGCATCAACCCCTACGCGCTGGGCTTTGCCATGTATACCGACATCCGCCGCATGTGCGAGAACCCTACCGAGGAGGATCGACGCTGGTTCCCCGACATTGCCGGCAGTGATTGGCTTTCCACCATCAAGTTCGCCATGAGCAGCTTCAAGGACGAGAGTTTCATCCTGCAGTACCTGTCGCCCAAGGTCATTCGCGACCTCAAGCTTTTCAGCATCCTCGACGACGACCAGCGTGAAGACCTTCTGGTGCCGGCCATCCACGACGAGGACGGCTACCGGACCATCCGCGAGCAATTGGCAGCCCAGTACAACCTGGGCAACCGTGAACCGAACGTGCAGATCTGGAGCATCGACCGGCGCGGCGACCGCTCCCTGACCCTGCGTCACCAGCAGCACAACCGCAAACCCCTCGGCGATTCCACCGAGGAGGTACTCAAGCACCTGCACCGCCTGTGGGGCTTCGATATACATCTGGAAACCGTCCAGGGCGACCAGGTGGTCAAGACCCACCACATGCCGCCGCGTGGCGAACACGGTGAAAGCAGCGACTACGGTCGCATGGACCTGGCCGTCATCCACCACCTCTAG
- a CDS encoding YeaH/YhbH family protein — protein MSYVIDRRLNGKNKSTVNRQRFLRRYREHIKKAVEEAVSRRSIMDMEHGEQISIPGRDIDEPVLHHGRGGKQTIVHPGNKEFTAGEHIARPQGGGGGGGRGKAGNSGEGMDDFVFQITQEEFLEFMFEDLELPNLVKRHLTGADTFKTVRAGIANEGNPSRINIVRTLRSAHARRIALTGSSRALLREAQKELARLKVEEPDNFTDIQEVEQEIERLKARINRLPFLDTFDLKYNLLVKQPNPSSKAVMFCLMDVSGSMTQATKDIAKRFFILLYLFLKRNYDRIEVVFIRHHTSAREVDEEEFFYSRETGGTIVSSALKMMQEIMAERYPASDWNIYAAQASDGDNWNDDSPICREILSKQIMPHVQYYTYVEITPREHQALWYEYERIGEAFPDTFAQQQLVSAGDIYPVFRELFQRRLAT, from the coding sequence ATGAGCTACGTAATCGACCGACGCCTGAACGGCAAGAACAAGAGCACGGTCAATCGCCAGCGTTTTTTGCGGCGTTACCGTGAACACATCAAGAAAGCTGTCGAGGAGGCTGTGAGCCGCCGCTCCATCATGGACATGGAGCATGGCGAGCAGATCAGCATTCCTGGACGGGACATCGACGAACCGGTGCTGCACCACGGCCGTGGTGGCAAGCAGACCATCGTGCACCCGGGCAACAAGGAATTCACCGCCGGCGAGCACATCGCCAGGCCGCAAGGCGGCGGAGGTGGCGGCGGACGCGGCAAGGCCGGCAACTCCGGCGAAGGTATGGACGACTTCGTCTTCCAGATCACCCAGGAGGAGTTCCTCGAGTTCATGTTCGAGGACCTCGAACTGCCCAACCTGGTCAAGCGCCACCTGACCGGCGCCGATACGTTCAAAACCGTACGTGCGGGCATCGCCAACGAAGGCAACCCGTCGCGTATCAACATCGTGCGCACGCTGCGCTCGGCTCACGCCCGTCGCATCGCCCTGACCGGCAGCAGCCGCGCGCTGCTGCGTGAGGCGCAGAAGGAACTCGCCCGATTGAAGGTCGAGGAGCCGGACAATTTCACCGATATCCAGGAGGTCGAGCAGGAGATCGAACGCCTCAAGGCGCGCATCAATCGCTTGCCCTTCCTCGATACCTTCGACCTCAAGTACAACCTGCTGGTCAAGCAACCGAACCCCAGCTCCAAGGCAGTGATGTTCTGCCTGATGGACGTGTCCGGCTCCATGACCCAGGCCACCAAGGACATCGCCAAGCGCTTCTTCATACTCCTGTACCTGTTCCTCAAGCGTAACTACGATCGCATCGAGGTGGTGTTCATCCGGCACCACACCAGCGCCCGGGAAGTGGACGAGGAAGAGTTCTTCTATTCGCGGGAAACCGGCGGCACCATCGTCTCCAGCGCGCTCAAAATGATGCAGGAGATCATGGCCGAACGTTACCCGGCCAGTGATTGGAACATCTACGCCGCCCAGGCCTCGGATGGTGACAACTGGAACGACGACTCGCCGATCTGCCGCGAGATCCTCTCCAAGCAGATCATGCCGCACGTGCAGTACTACACTTACGTTGAGATCACCCCACGCGAGCACCAGGCCCTGTGGTACGAGTACGAGCGTATCGGCGAGGCCTTCCCCGACACATTCGCCCAGCAGCAGTTGGTTTCGGCCGGAGATATCTACCCGGTCTTCCGTGAACTCTTCCAGCGCAGGTTAGCCACATGA
- a CDS encoding PrkA family serine protein kinase, with the protein MSIFSHFQQRFESTRQEELSLQEYLELCKEDRSAYASAAERLLLAIGEPELIDTSTNSRLSRIFSNKVIRRYPAFADFHGMEECIDQIVSYFRHAAQGLEEKKQILYLLGPVGGGKSSLAEKLKQLMEKVPFYAIKDSPVFESPLGLFNATEDGAILEEEYGISRRYLNTIMSPWATKRLQEFGGDISKFKVVKLYPSILNQIAIAKTEPGDENNQDISALVGKVDIRKLEEFPQNDADAYSYSGALCRANQGLMEFVEMFKAPIKVLHPLLTATQEGNYNSTEGLGAIPYSGILLAHSNESEWHTFRNNKNNEAFIDRIYIVKVPYCLRVSDEIKIYDKLLVNSSLAKAHCAPDTLKMLAQFTVLSRLKEPENSNIYSKMRVYDGENLKDTDPKAKSIQEYRDSAGVDEGMNGLSTRFAFKILSKVFNFDPHEVAANPVHLLYVLEQQIEQEQFPAEVRERYLRYLKEYLAPRYIEFIGKEIQTAYLESYSEYGQNIFDRYVLYADFWIQDQEYRDPETGEILNRIALNEELEKIEKPAGISNPKDFRNEIVNFVLRARANNNGKNPSWLSYEKLRVVIEKKMFSNTEDLLPVISFNAKASKEDQQKHNDFVTRMVERGYTDKQVRLLSEWYLRVRKSQ; encoded by the coding sequence ATGAGCATTTTTAGCCACTTCCAACAACGTTTCGAATCAACCCGCCAAGAAGAACTTTCGCTGCAGGAGTACCTCGAGCTGTGCAAAGAGGATCGCAGTGCCTATGCATCGGCGGCTGAACGGCTGTTGCTGGCCATCGGTGAGCCGGAGCTGATCGACACCTCTACCAATTCCAGACTGTCGCGGATCTTCTCCAACAAGGTGATCCGTCGGTATCCGGCCTTTGCCGACTTCCATGGCATGGAAGAGTGCATCGACCAGATCGTCTCGTACTTCCGCCATGCCGCCCAAGGCCTGGAAGAGAAGAAACAGATCCTCTACCTGCTGGGCCCGGTGGGCGGCGGTAAATCGTCGCTGGCCGAGAAACTCAAGCAGCTGATGGAAAAGGTTCCGTTCTACGCCATCAAGGACTCGCCGGTATTCGAGTCCCCGCTGGGCCTTTTCAATGCCACCGAAGACGGGGCCATTCTCGAGGAAGAGTACGGCATCTCGCGGCGCTACCTGAACACCATCATGTCGCCCTGGGCCACCAAGCGCCTGCAGGAGTTCGGCGGCGACATCAGCAAGTTCAAGGTGGTCAAGCTGTATCCCTCGATCCTCAACCAGATCGCCATCGCCAAGACCGAACCCGGCGACGAGAACAACCAGGACATCTCCGCCCTGGTCGGCAAGGTGGATATCCGCAAGCTCGAGGAATTCCCGCAGAACGACGCCGACGCCTACAGCTATTCGGGCGCGCTGTGCCGGGCCAACCAGGGCCTGATGGAATTCGTCGAGATGTTCAAGGCGCCGATCAAGGTCCTCCACCCGCTGCTCACCGCCACCCAGGAAGGCAACTACAACAGTACCGAAGGCCTCGGCGCGATCCCCTATTCCGGGATCCTGCTGGCCCACTCCAACGAATCGGAGTGGCACACCTTCCGCAACAACAAGAACAACGAGGCGTTCATCGACCGGATCTACATCGTCAAGGTGCCTTACTGCCTGCGCGTCAGCGACGAGATCAAGATCTACGACAAGCTGTTGGTCAACAGCTCGCTGGCCAAGGCGCACTGCGCACCGGACACGTTGAAGATGCTCGCCCAGTTCACCGTACTCTCGCGCCTCAAGGAGCCGGAAAACTCCAATATCTATTCGAAGATGCGGGTGTACGACGGCGAGAACCTCAAGGACACCGATCCAAAGGCCAAGTCGATCCAGGAATACCGCGACTCTGCCGGCGTCGACGAAGGCATGAACGGCCTGTCGACCCGTTTTGCCTTCAAGATCCTTTCCAAGGTGTTCAACTTCGACCCGCATGAAGTCGCCGCCAACCCGGTACATCTGCTCTACGTACTGGAACAGCAGATCGAGCAGGAACAATTCCCGGCCGAGGTACGCGAGCGTTACCTGCGCTACCTGAAGGAATACCTGGCTCCGCGCTACATCGAGTTCATCGGCAAGGAAATCCAGACCGCCTACCTCGAGTCTTACAGCGAGTATGGCCAAAACATCTTCGACCGCTACGTGCTGTATGCCGACTTCTGGATTCAGGACCAGGAATACCGCGACCCGGAAACCGGCGAGATCCTCAACCGCATCGCCCTGAACGAAGAGTTGGAGAAGATCGAGAAACCTGCCGGCATCAGCAACCCGAAGGATTTCCGCAACGAGATCGTCAACTTCGTCCTGCGTGCCCGCGCCAACAACAACGGCAAGAACCCGAGCTGGCTCAGCTACGAGAAGCTGCGGGTGGTGATCGAGAAGAAAATGTTCTCCAACACCGAAGACCTGCTGCCGGTCATCAGCTTCAACGCCAAGGCCAGCAAGGAGGATCAACAGAAACACAACGACTTCGTCACGCGGATGGTGGAGCGTGGCTACACCGACAAACAGGTGCGCCTGCTGTCGGAATGGTACCTGCGGGTCAGGAAATCGCAATAA
- the glpE gene encoding thiosulfate sulfurtransferase GlpE, with protein sequence MSEFKRIPPEQALALRAQGAVVVDIRDPQAFAAGHITGAKHLDNHSVADFIRNADLDAPTLVVCYHGNSSQSAAAYLVGQGFSQVYSVDGGFELWRTTYPAETAQGSAE encoded by the coding sequence ATGAGCGAGTTCAAGCGCATCCCTCCCGAACAGGCCCTTGCCCTGCGGGCACAAGGTGCGGTCGTCGTCGACATTCGCGACCCACAGGCCTTCGCCGCCGGCCACATCACCGGCGCCAAGCACCTGGACAACCATTCGGTCGCCGACTTCATCCGCAATGCCGACCTCGACGCCCCGACCCTGGTGGTGTGCTACCACGGCAATTCCAGCCAAAGCGCGGCCGCCTACCTGGTGGGCCAGGGCTTTTCGCAGGTCTACAGCGTCGATGGCGGCTTCGAGCTGTGGCGTACCACCTACCCCGCCGAAACCGCCCAAGGCAGCGCCGAGTAA
- a CDS encoding symmetrical bis(5'-nucleosyl)-tetraphosphatase has translation MATYAVGDLQGCLQPLKCLLERVGFDPAVDRLWLVGDLVNRGPESLETLRYLYSIRQSLVCVLGNHDLHLLAAWHNVERLKKSDTLREIIEAPDAADLLDWLRQQKLLHYDEPRGIALVHAGIPPQWTLGKALELAGEVEQVLRDDTRLQLYLAGMYGNEPTKWSNKLSGVERLRVITNYLTRMRFCTEEGKLDLKSKEGLGTAPKGYKPWFAHKSRRSRHVKIIFGHWAALEGKVNQPDLIALDTGCVWGGAMTLYNIDSGEYHRCECGDDGNVRQPAPSANINDHT, from the coding sequence ATGGCTACCTACGCCGTCGGCGACCTGCAAGGTTGCCTGCAGCCGCTCAAATGCCTGCTCGAACGGGTCGGGTTCGACCCTGCCGTCGATCGCCTGTGGCTGGTCGGCGACCTGGTGAACCGCGGCCCCGAATCACTGGAAACCCTGCGCTACCTCTATTCGATACGCCAGTCGCTGGTGTGCGTGCTGGGCAACCACGACCTGCACCTGCTGGCCGCCTGGCACAACGTCGAGCGCCTGAAAAAGAGCGATACCCTGCGCGAGATCATCGAAGCGCCCGATGCCGCCGACCTGCTCGACTGGCTACGCCAGCAGAAACTGCTGCATTACGACGAGCCACGCGGTATCGCCCTGGTGCATGCTGGCATTCCGCCACAATGGACACTGGGCAAGGCCCTGGAGCTGGCGGGCGAGGTCGAGCAGGTGTTGCGCGACGACACCCGGCTGCAGCTTTACCTCGCCGGCATGTACGGCAACGAGCCGACCAAGTGGAGTAACAAGCTCAGCGGTGTGGAGCGGTTGCGGGTGATCACCAACTACCTCACGCGCATGCGCTTCTGCACCGAAGAGGGCAAGCTCGACCTCAAGAGCAAGGAAGGCCTGGGTACCGCGCCGAAGGGCTACAAGCCCTGGTTCGCGCACAAGAGCCGGCGCTCGCGCCACGTGAAGATCATCTTCGGTCACTGGGCCGCGCTAGAAGGCAAGGTCAACCAGCCGGACCTCATCGCGCTGGATACCGGCTGTGTCTGGGGCGGGGCCATGACCCTGTACAACATCGACAGCGGTGAATATCACCGCTGCGAGTGCGGCGACGACGGCAATGTTCGTCAGCCCGCACCGTCGGCTAACATCAACGATCACACCTGA
- the apaG gene encoding Co2+/Mg2+ efflux protein ApaG: MSDPRYQIDVSVVTRYLKEQSDPEHSRFAFAYTITVQNNGLAKAKLMSRHWLITNGDGEVEEVRGDGVVGQQPTLEPGKSHTYSSGAVITTRVGTMQGSYQMLAEDGKRFDAEIAPFRLAVPGALH, translated from the coding sequence ATGTCCGACCCCCGCTATCAGATCGACGTCAGCGTCGTGACCCGCTATCTCAAAGAACAATCCGACCCGGAACACAGTCGTTTCGCTTTCGCCTACACCATTACCGTGCAGAACAACGGCTTGGCCAAGGCCAAGCTGATGTCCCGACACTGGCTGATCACCAATGGTGATGGCGAGGTCGAGGAAGTGCGCGGCGATGGCGTCGTCGGCCAGCAGCCGACCCTGGAGCCCGGCAAGAGCCATACCTACAGCAGTGGCGCGGTGATCACCACCCGCGTGGGCACCATGCAGGGCAGTTACCAGATGCTCGCCGAAGACGGCAAACGCTTCGACGCCGAGATCGCCCCGTTCCGCCTGGCCGTGCCCGGGGCCCTGCACTGA
- the rsmA gene encoding 16S rRNA (adenine(1518)-N(6)/adenine(1519)-N(6))-dimethyltransferase RsmA, producing MNEHYQHRARKRFGQNFLHDAGIIDRILRAINAKAGEHLLEIGPGQGALTEGLLGSGAQLDVVELDKDLVPILQHKFAGRDNFRLHQGDALKFDFNQLGVPPRSLKVVGNLPYNISTPLIFHLLSHAGLIRDMHFMLQKEVVERMAAGPGGGDWGRLSIMVQYHCRVEHLFNVGPGAFNPPPKVDSAIVRLVPHEVLPYPAKDPALLERVVREAFNQRRKTLRNTLKGLLDSQAIEAAGVDGSLRPEQLDLAAFVRLADQLAEQQA from the coding sequence ATGAACGAGCACTACCAACACCGGGCGCGCAAGCGTTTCGGCCAGAACTTCCTGCATGACGCAGGGATCATCGACCGCATCCTGCGGGCGATCAACGCCAAGGCTGGCGAACACCTGCTGGAAATCGGCCCAGGCCAGGGCGCACTGACCGAAGGCCTGCTGGGCAGCGGCGCGCAGCTGGACGTGGTCGAGCTGGACAAGGACCTGGTGCCGATCCTGCAACACAAGTTCGCCGGGCGTGACAACTTCCGCCTGCACCAGGGCGACGCCCTGAAGTTCGACTTCAACCAGCTGGGCGTGCCGCCGCGCAGCCTGAAGGTAGTCGGCAACCTGCCCTACAACATCTCGACCCCGCTGATCTTCCACCTGCTCAGCCATGCCGGCCTGATCCGCGACATGCACTTCATGCTGCAGAAGGAAGTGGTCGAGCGCATGGCGGCTGGCCCTGGCGGTGGCGACTGGGGCCGCTTGTCGATCATGGTGCAGTACCACTGCCGGGTCGAACACCTGTTCAACGTCGGCCCTGGGGCATTCAACCCACCGCCGAAGGTCGATTCGGCCATCGTCCGCCTGGTCCCGCACGAAGTGCTGCCCTATCCGGCCAAGGATCCGGCGCTGCTCGAGCGTGTAGTGCGCGAAGCCTTCAACCAGCGTCGCAAGACCCTGCGCAACACCCTCAAAGGCCTGCTCGACAGCCAAGCCATCGAGGCGGCCGGCGTCGACGGCAGCCTGCGCCCGGAACAACTCGACCTGGCGGCCTTCGTCCGCCTGGCCGACCAACTGGCCGAGCAACAAGCCTGA
- the pdxA gene encoding 4-hydroxythreonine-4-phosphate dehydrogenase PdxA yields MKPLRFAVTPGEPAGIGPDLCLLLAAEPQPHPLIAITSRDLLAERATRLGLAVDLVPVMPGQWPERPAPAGSLYVWDTPLAAPVVPGQLDKANAAFVLETLTRAGTGCLDGNFAGMITAPVHKGVINESGIGFSGHTEFLADLTHTAQVVMMLATHGLRVALVTTHLPLRDIADAITAERVERVTRILHADMQDKFGIANPRILVCGLNPHAGEGGHLGREEIDIIEPTLARLRTEGMDLRGPLPADTLFTPKYLEHCDAVLAMYHDQGLPVLKYKGFGAAVNVTLGLPIIRTSVDHGTALDLAGSGKVDTGSLRVALQTAYQMAENRP; encoded by the coding sequence GTGAAGCCCCTGCGCTTCGCCGTTACGCCCGGCGAGCCGGCCGGCATAGGTCCCGACCTTTGCCTGCTGCTCGCCGCCGAGCCCCAACCGCACCCCCTGATCGCCATCACCAGCCGTGACCTGCTCGCCGAGCGGGCCACCCGGCTGGGGCTGGCTGTCGACCTGGTGCCGGTCATGCCTGGCCAATGGCCCGAGCGGCCAGCGCCAGCCGGCAGCCTCTACGTCTGGGATACGCCGCTGGCTGCCCCGGTGGTGCCAGGGCAGCTGGACAAGGCCAATGCCGCCTTCGTCCTGGAAACCTTGACCCGCGCGGGCACTGGCTGCCTGGACGGGAACTTTGCCGGGATGATCACCGCACCTGTACACAAAGGCGTGATCAACGAGAGCGGTATCGGTTTTTCCGGCCATACCGAATTCCTCGCCGACCTGACCCACACCGCCCAGGTGGTGATGATGCTCGCCACCCATGGCCTGCGTGTGGCCCTTGTCACCACGCACCTGCCACTGCGCGACATCGCCGATGCCATCACCGCCGAGCGCGTGGAACGGGTCACTCGCATCCTGCACGCCGACATGCAGGACAAGTTCGGCATCGCCAACCCGCGCATCCTGGTGTGCGGGCTCAACCCGCATGCCGGAGAAGGCGGCCACCTGGGCCGCGAAGAAATCGACATCATCGAACCGACATTGGCCCGCTTGCGCACCGAAGGCATGGACCTGCGCGGCCCGCTGCCGGCCGATACCCTGTTTACCCCCAAATATCTGGAGCACTGCGACGCAGTGCTGGCGATGTACCACGACCAGGGCCTGCCCGTACTCAAGTACAAAGGCTTCGGCGCGGCGGTCAACGTGACCCTGGGCCTGCCGATCATCCGCACGTCGGTCGATCATGGCACCGCCCTGGACCTGGCCGGCAGCGGCAAGGTCGACACCGGCAGCCTGCGGGTCGCCCTGCAAACCGCCTACCAGATGGCCGAGAACCGACCATGA
- the surA gene encoding peptidylprolyl isomerase SurA, producing the protein MKTKLIDRLRPLLLGAALLSGAVHAAVQPLDRVVAIVDNDVVMQSQLDQRVREVQQTIAKRGGGVPPSGALEQQVLERLIVENLQLQIGERSGIRITDEELNQAIGTIAQRNGMSLDQFRAALAHDGLSFDDAREQVKREMIISRVRQRRVAERIQVSEQEVKNFLNSDLGKMQMSEEYRLANILIPTPEAANSEAIQAAARQVGDVYQQLKQGADFGQLAIARSASENALEGGEMGWRKAGQLPPDFAKMLSSMAVGDITQPIRIPNGFIILKLEEKRGGSENVLRDEVHVRHILIKPSEIRSDAATEQLAERLYERIQNGEDFAELAKSFSEDPGSALNGGDLNWVDPNSLVPEFREQMANAAQGQVTRPFRTQYGWHILEVLGRRATDSTEQAREQQALNVLRNRKYDEELQTWLRQIRDEAYVEIKLPGADQAAQ; encoded by the coding sequence GTGAAGACCAAGCTTATTGATCGACTGCGCCCACTGCTGTTGGGCGCTGCATTGCTGAGTGGCGCGGTACATGCCGCGGTGCAACCCCTGGACCGGGTGGTGGCCATCGTCGACAACGACGTGGTCATGCAGAGCCAGCTGGACCAGCGCGTGCGCGAAGTCCAGCAGACCATCGCCAAGCGTGGCGGCGGCGTACCGCCGTCCGGCGCGCTGGAGCAGCAGGTCCTCGAACGCCTGATCGTCGAGAACCTGCAGCTGCAGATCGGCGAGCGCTCCGGCATCCGTATCACCGACGAAGAGCTCAACCAGGCCATCGGCACCATTGCCCAGCGCAACGGCATGTCCCTGGACCAGTTCCGCGCCGCCCTCGCCCACGACGGCCTGTCGTTCGACGACGCCCGCGAGCAGGTCAAGCGCGAGATGATCATCAGCCGCGTACGTCAGCGCCGCGTGGCCGAGCGCATCCAGGTATCCGAGCAGGAAGTGAAGAACTTCCTCAACTCGGACCTGGGCAAGATGCAGATGTCCGAAGAGTACCGCCTGGCCAACATCCTCATCCCGACCCCGGAAGCCGCCAACTCGGAGGCCATCCAGGCCGCGGCGCGCCAGGTCGGCGATGTGTACCAGCAACTCAAGCAAGGCGCCGACTTCGGCCAGCTGGCGATTGCCCGTTCGGCCAGCGAGAACGCCCTGGAAGGCGGCGAGATGGGCTGGCGCAAAGCCGGCCAGTTGCCACCTGACTTCGCCAAGATGCTCAGCAGCATGGCCGTCGGCGACATCACCCAGCCGATCCGCATCCCCAACGGCTTCATCATTCTCAAGCTCGAGGAGAAGCGCGGTGGCAGCGAGAACGTGCTGCGCGACGAAGTCCACGTGCGCCACATCCTGATCAAGCCAAGCGAGATCCGCAGCGATGCGGCCACCGAGCAACTCGCCGAGCGCCTGTACGAGCGCATCCAGAATGGCGAAGATTTCGCTGAACTGGCGAAGAGTTTCTCGGAAGACCCGGGCTCGGCGCTCAACGGCGGCGACCTCAACTGGGTAGACCCGAACAGCCTGGTACCGGAGTTCCGCGAGCAAATGGCCAACGCTGCCCAAGGCCAGGTGACCCGTCCGTTCCGTACCCAGTACGGCTGGCACATCCTCGAAGTGCTGGGCCGTCGCGCCACCGACAGCACCGAGCAGGCGCGCGAGCAACAGGCACTCAACGTGCTGCGCAACCGCAAGTACGACGAAGAGCTGCAGACCTGGCTGCGCCAGATCCGCGACGAAGCCTACGTTGAAATCAAGCTGCCTGGCGCCGACCAGGCCGCCCAGTGA